From Sphingobium sp. B2D3C:
CCAAGCCCCACGAGCCCACCAAGCATCAATATGATTTCGATACGGCCACCGTCTACGGCTTCCTCAAGCGCTATGGCCTCGAGAATGAGGTGAAGGTGAACATCGAGGCGAACCACGCCACGCTCGCCGGCCACACCTTCGAGCATGAGTTGGCAACGGCAGCGGCGCTCGGAATCTTCGGCTCCATCGACGCCAATCGCGGCGACCATCAGAATGGCTGGGATACCGACCAGTTTCCCAATTCCGTGGAAGAACTCACCGTCGCGATGATCGAGGTGATCCGCGCCGGCGGCTTCACCACCGGCGGGTTCAACTTCGATTCCAAGGTCCGCCGCCAGTCGATGGACCCGGTTGACCTGTTCTACGGCCATATCGGCGGCATCGACACGGTGGCGCGTGGCCTGCTGAATGCCGCCGCGATCATCGAGGATGGCCGCATCGATGCCCTGCGCAATCAGCGCTATGCGGGCTGGGATGGCCCGCTCGGCAAGGAGATCGCCGCGCTCGATCTCGCCGGGATCGCCGATCTGGCCGTGACCCGCGCGCTCGACCCCAAGCCTGCCTCCGGCCGGCAGGAGCGGATCGAAAATCTCGTCAATCGCTTCATCTGAGCCATGCCGGACCGGGCGCTTCCTCTTCGCCGGGTCAGGTCACTGATGAGGTGGTCGCTCCGGCGGCCACCTCTTTTTTTGCTATCTTCTCGCCCAGGCGCTAACGAAACCGAAATTGCCGTGCCCATAGATCGGTACGACGAGACGATAACGACGCGGAGCCAAAGCAAGATCGCCCCCTTATCTTATCTGTTGCGGTGACCGCACGATATTGGGAGAGGTCTCGCCCGGTTCCGGATAGGAAGGCGAACAAGTCAGGCGATGGTCACCAACCGCAGTTCCCGCTCGTCCCGTCGGCAGAGCTCTGGGCCCAAGATCGAGGATGTCGCCCGCCTGGCCGGCGTTTCGCCGATGACCGTGAGCCGCGTGATCAACAAGGGCACCAATGTCCGTGAGGACAAGCGCCTGGCGGTCGAGGCTGCGATTGCCGAGCTGAACTACGCGCCCAATATCGCCGCTCGCACGCTTGCCGGCGGGGAGGACACGCGCATCGGGCTGCTCCACTCCAACCCGAGCTTTGCCTATCTCAGTGAGTTTCTGGTCGGCATATTGGCGGAGACCAGCCGCACAGGCGCGCAGTTGATCGTCAAGGAGTGCAATGAGGAAGGCGCAGAGGACAAGGCCATCGAAGCGCTGCTCAAGGGCAGGGTGGATGGGATCGTCCTGCCCCCGCCGCTGAGCGACTCCCCCTCCGTGCTCGCCGTGCTGGAAGGCGCCGGCGTGCCGGTCGTCGCGGTCGCCACTGGGCGCGCGCCGGACTGGGCGCTTTCGGTGAGCATCGATGACAAGGCGGCGGCCCACGCCATGGCCGATCACCTGATCCTGCTCGGGCATCAGCGCATCGGCTTCATCACCGGCCACCCCAACCAGACGGCCAGCGCCGAACGGCTGGAGGGCTATCGCTCCGCGCTGGAGAAGCACGGCATTGCGCCGCAGCCCGAGCTGATCGAGCAGGGCTTCTTCACCTTCCGCTCCGGCCTGGAGGCAGCCACGCGCCTGCTCGATCTGGCCGAGCCGCCAACGGCGATCTTCGCCTCGAACGACGACATGGCCGCAGCTGCGCTCACCGTCGCGCACCGGCGTGGCATCGACGTGCCGCAGAGGCTGACCATCTGCGGCTTCGACGATACCGCTCTGGCGCTCACCAGTTGGCCGGAGCTGACCACGATCCGCCAGCCGATCACCGATATGGCGCAGCAGGCGGTGGCGCTGCTGACGCGGGAAATCCGGATGCGCAACGCCTCATCGAAGGGCGTGGACCATCCCCATGTCGTGACGCCCTACACGCTGATTGCGCGCGAGAGCGACGGCCCCCCGCCCCAGCCCAAGCCCTGAAAAGCGAACAGCCCGGCGACGCCTAAGCGTGACCGGGCCGAGCGTATGATTGGGTGAGCGATCAGCCTTCCATCTGCTCCAGTTCCCGCCCCTTGGTCTCGCGAACCATGGCGCGGACGAAGAAGAAGGAGACGGCGGCAAAGAAGGCATAGCCGAAATAGGCCACCGCAAGGCCGGGGCTGATGACCAGCGAGGGGAAACTCACCGAAACGAGAGCGTTCGCCAGCCACTGCGCCAGCCCCGCCACCGCGAGGCCCGAGCCGCGGATCTGGTTGGGGAACATCTCGCCCAGCATCACCCACATGATCGGCCCCCAGCTCAGGTTGAAGAAGATCACGTAGAGATTGGCCGAAATCAGCGCGATGATGCCATTGCTGCCCGGCAGCACCACGCCGCCATCGGCGCCCGTGACCGCCGTGGAGAAGGCATAGGCCACGATCGCCAGTGTGACGGCCATGCCCGCCGATCCGAAAAGCAGCAGCGGCTTGCGGCCGATCTTGTCCACCAGGAACATGGTGGCGATGCAGGCGGCGATGGAGAGCACGCCCGAGAGGATGTTGGTCTGCAGCGCATAATCCTCCGAGAAGCCGACGGCCTCCCACAAGGTGGCGCCATAATAGAAGACTACATTGATGCCGACGAACTGCT
This genomic window contains:
- a CDS encoding LacI family DNA-binding transcriptional regulator is translated as MVTNRSSRSSRRQSSGPKIEDVARLAGVSPMTVSRVINKGTNVREDKRLAVEAAIAELNYAPNIAARTLAGGEDTRIGLLHSNPSFAYLSEFLVGILAETSRTGAQLIVKECNEEGAEDKAIEALLKGRVDGIVLPPPLSDSPSVLAVLEGAGVPVVAVATGRAPDWALSVSIDDKAAAHAMADHLILLGHQRIGFITGHPNQTASAERLEGYRSALEKHGIAPQPELIEQGFFTFRSGLEAATRLLDLAEPPTAIFASNDDMAAAALTVAHRRGIDVPQRLTICGFDDTALALTSWPELTTIRQPITDMAQQAVALLTREIRMRNASSKGVDHPHVVTPYTLIARESDGPPPQPKP